Proteins encoded within one genomic window of Hevea brasiliensis isolate MT/VB/25A 57/8 chromosome 8, ASM3005281v1, whole genome shotgun sequence:
- the LOC110640894 gene encoding cyclin-dependent protein kinase inhibitor SMR1-like, producing MSTDLQLRQDLPRIQVPPIKIQTLGSCSATTEDHGDVIQQENIDECRTPTSEEHRIPAVLRCPPAPRKPRRRTVSYKRKLSEFEFFEILNRQEVESFFLSSFEAVAAAKKRCPYK from the coding sequence atGTCTACCGATCTTCAATTACGTCAAGATTTGCCAAGAATTCAAGTTCCACCCATCAAGATTCAAACCCTAGGATCTTGCAGCGCCACCACGGAGGATCATGGAGACGTAATTCAACAAGAAAACATCGACGAATGTCGAACGCCGACATCTGAAGAACACAGGATTCCTGCCGTGTTAAGGTGTCCGCCGGCGCCACGGAAACCCAGGAGGAGGACGGTTTCATATAAAAGAAAGTTATCAGAGTTTGAATTCTTTGAGATCCTGAACCGGCAAGAAGTGGAATCTTTCTTTCTGTCAAGTTTTGAGGCTGTTGCTGCAGCAAAGAAGCGATGCCCTTATAAATGA